The sequence below is a genomic window from Coffea arabica cultivar ET-39 chromosome 8e, Coffea Arabica ET-39 HiFi, whole genome shotgun sequence.
GCCAAATAATGGCCAGAAATTTTTTACTTACATCACAAATACAATTTTCAacacacttttttatcttcccaattatctttttatttcacatacatcacatcacaaaaagtgctacagtaattattccaaataatatttcaaataatctcctatccaaacactcgAGTTCTTGATATTTCTCTTAGCAAATTCTCAATAAGCTTGAGTTCTTGATATTTCTCTTCAGCTAGCCATTGCCATCTGAATCACTTCAACAATGCAAGTAACTAAAGTTTAGCAGCATGGATTTGCACCAGAACCATCTAAAATTTCTTCCCTGTCATACGCTATATGTTGTTACACCAATTGCCAACTAAATTGTAACACTATTTGGGAAAATGTTGGTCCAATCGTGTGCATTGTtttagtttccaaaaaaaaattaattagtaACTAACTAGAGCTTCTTATAGCGAAAAACTGGTTTGATGAAAATTGATGCACAGGACTTTTTCAGATTTTCAAACCAAAAGAGTGACATGGGGGAACTGTCATAATTCATTTTGAGCTGGGATTGAAGAGTTTGAGTGCGTTACATACATATATGTAGACATGGCCACGGTTCATTTTGAGCCAGAAATCGCACTGGACCAGACCTTACATGAACTATACCGGAACTGGAACTGGAGAGAGAATACTAAGTAAGGTTTTGGTTCTGATTCTCTAAAAATGGAATTGGAATTGTAGTCTAGAATCatctaaaaaaaaaggaaaaaaaaatgataaacttGATCCAAGTTTAAGGTGCTTGGGGCAGGAGAAATGACTTAGGTGATACGAGGGAGGGAGTGTGAGTTCGAGACGTCACAcctacatttaaaaaaaaaaaaaagaaaataaaagaagtcTAAGTTATCCAACTTGAAAATACTCTCAATTTCTCTAAAATagtttatcttttcttttatttaaaatGGTTATTAACATTCAATAGGGTGAAGTACTTTTCATAGAATTtgtatccctttttttttcttattcaataataataaaatcaaaaacttatttttcttctatattttttgtttcttcaccttttctttattttaaatCTATTGTCATATAAGAAATGGGAATCGGAACCGAAATCATAATCGCAATGAACTAAAGCCACAACTTGAATCGGAATCAGCGATTTCACAATTGTTACCAGGAACCTTCCTATAAAGTGTGATTTTGATTTACCTTTTCAAGGAATCAGAACCAACTGTTCTACAACTGTTACCAAAAAGGCCTCCCCCAATCCCCCCATTTCCtcctcataaaaaaaaaaaaggaaaatcgttcaaaacgttcctcacattttataaaataacttttttcgtccatcacttttaaaaatataattttatgtcccttataaattcacattggtcaaatttggtccctacttaGGTTTTTGACTAGTTTTTTATCGGAATCCACCATGtgacttgcatgtgatcattttttaagggcaaaattgtcaaatcaaattttatataatttgattcataatccctcacatttcataaaataaattttttctcccttacatttcacaaaatgaattttttcatccttcacatttttcaaaatgaattttttcattttttattgattatgtgtgtgaataattttttttaaattcatgtatatatctatttgatttcacttgaacagTACAAATAGcatgtaaaatcaaatagagatatattacatactattcatactactcaagtgaaatcaaatagatatatacatacgtttaaaaaaaattgttagtttttcacttatattcattttcttttactcgaaatttgaaaataaagatgacatttaatcctaaatattatcgagtgtttatgtcgaattaaatttggataaaaaaagacaaaagaaaagtatgacaaaaagaaataagtgattggcactttcaaattttaagacaatTACAAGGCAAGTAATTTAACTGTTGGTCTTAAAAGTGTCgagtagaaatttcagatttaaactgaaatttgttggcacaattatagaattcgagttaagacccattaattagatgaccctattatacaactcaataaataaattattaccaaaagagaaaggttacaaatattgaataggttcaaatgatgaaatcatataaatatatacgtgggtttcaaacaaaattattagttttaaatccctatatatatatatatatatatatctattgaatagcatgtgtatagctacgattagcatgtttagatgaaatccaatagagataaattacatgttattcatattgttcaagtaaaatcaaatagacatatacgtgAGTTTACAGAAAAAAAGCTattcgtacacatgatcaatgagggatgaaaaaatttattttgaaaaatgtgagggatggaaaaattcattttttgaaatgtgaggaacgaaacaattcattttgtaaaatgttagggacgaaaaattcattttgtaaaatgtgagggactgtgaatcagattatgtaaaaatttgatttgacaattttgtccttaaaaaatgatcacatgcaagtcacatggtggattccggccaaaaactagtcggaaacctaggtagggaccaaatttagtcaatgtgaatttgtaagggacgtaaaattacacttttaaaaatgagggacgaaaaagttattttataaaatgtgagggatgttttgaacgattttcccaaaaaaaaaaaagaaaatccatATGATTTGTACTTTTGTACTGTGGGAAAGACAACAGTCAAACGAAAGGGGGAAATAAACATAAAACACATCAAAAATTTAGATCCAGATAATATTGCATGGATTAAGACTTTTTAATTTCATGTCCTCGTGTCTTCTCTTACATTCATAGCAATTAACTTGAAATGCATAAACAATCATAGAAATTAACTACTAATAGATATGAAATGCTCATTTAATACTTACAATGCCTCAACAATCATAGAAACTAATTTTAATATTTGCAAGTCAAAAAGATAAAGAATCATATAAATTAACTGGAATGAAACTCTAATCTCATTACACATATATAAACATAACGATTTTATTCAAGATTATCAGGTCGATTTAATTTCAGATTACACCCATCAAACTCTCCAAGAAAAATTGACTAGTATAGTTTATCGATAAAATTACCGATGGTGTTTTCCTGCTTTTGAAGCTGCTGGAGGCTTGCCAATTTCTGGGTCGGAAATACGATTGACAACATCTTCAACAACAGATGCCAAGTTTTCAAGATTTTCTGTAACTATAGTTTCCATGACTCCATCAAATTCACCAACTGCTTTATGGCATAGGGAGCTGGAAATCAGGGCACGCAAGGTTTTGTGCCATGAGGAATAAATGTGCATCCACCACCGGCCCTGGTTCATTCAGAAGTCACAATTTCAGAAGGGCTTCTTCGATTTCATTCAACTTCACCATCAGATCATCAACGCATTCAAATCGATGACCTGCAGATGGAGTACTTGCGAACACAGTTTTAAGATGGGGAATAGTTGCGACGAATTTTCGGGCTCCTTGAACTTGTTGAATGCTTAATGAAATTACAGCAACAGCAGCAATCTTCGGGCTCCTTGAACTTGTTGAATGCTTAATGAAATTGCATCAACAGCAGCTAGCTGCTGTTGTTTTTTTTATCCAAATTCGACACTTCGGTAATTTTCCGGGCAGAGCTGAATTGGGACAGGATAGTTAGGAGAATAAAAGTGTGATTATCTTGGAGGAATTTGTGAGGGTTTGAATGTGATTTTGGGAGGATTTTTGTGAAGGTGTAGTTCAATTATTTTTGTCAGCAGTTATaggaaaattttcagctcagAAATCAACGTTGAGATGTACATTATGAGGTGCAATTTGCATGCAACAATGTTTGTTGAGTACAAAACAACCTTAATTGGAGGGTTAGATGTTCCTTGAAAAAAATTCTTAGGTAGGCAATTATGCATGGGCAGTTGACGGTTCATGGAAAAGGATGATGAATGGGTGAATCGTATTGTGCTTACTGTTTTAGTCCATGCAAggataattaaaaattttatacaTTTATGGCTCTTAATTTGTGATGTTTAAGCCTAATTCCATTGTTGGAGAAAGACTAAGACATCACTTTATATGattaaattagaaaaatattatttgcactctcatttttgtaAATTGCAgactcattttttatttttatcgtatgctttttatttattaaactaTATAATATGATAAATGGTGGGACtgcaattaataaaaaattgagaGTATAAATAATATTTCCCGTTAATTATAGGATTTGGGATGTTTTGAaactcaaaatatattttatgcGGGAAAATTTGTATGTCAGTGTGTAAATCATCCTGTTCCTAATTAATCAGAATCATTCTTCCAATTTGGAAGAAAGTATTGTTAAGAAGTTTACCATTGATTCAATTTATAAATGTTGCATTTCCTTTACTAATTTATCCCCAACTCCGTTGTTTTATGTGATCGATGAGCTCCACTTTGGAAGATTGATTGTGTCAAATTATATGCTAGAtacaaaaactgaaattttagggATCGCATTTCAAATATAACATAGAATGTTTTGATAAGTGAAAATTTTGAGTTCAAATTACAAAACTTGTAAGTAGATATATGTCAGTCTGTGGGCTTTAAGCTACTAttgcaattaaaaataaaacgaAAACAGAGCAAGTTCTACTTCGATTATAGTTAAGTGAAACTAAGAATGGCATGAAAAGAAATACACAATTTCTTTGGTGTTAAATCTTTTCACTCCATTATACTGACAaacattttcttccaaaatacatctaattttttttttatcagacttttgaagttagttaattaaacctaatcccaaatttaaccccaaaagccggcaactcttaaGGCAAACTTGGAGACTTAACTACCCAAACCCCAAACCCCTTAGAATCGATGTGGGACTACGGAAAAGTTAGTAGGGAAGCCTCTACTAGGTCTTAACGAACACAAAATGCATCTAATGAGGAACAACTTAATTAGATGCAAGCACGCatattaatatattaatattgGAATTCTACAGAGCAGATAATTTATAAGTGCCATTACAAAGTACTACATATTAGAAGTTGAGCTTGAGAGTGTGATGATATTTGCCTCGCTCACATCCCAACTTGAATTTAATTTAGCACTTGCAATCATTGAAAGTGTCGTATTTTATACTTTgagatatttcaaaatatttgttaTATTGAGAAAGTCAAAACACTTTTTTAGTCTATCCTTTGAATACAGttcctttttttaattatatcaTATGTATGTTaccatttaaattcaaattttgaatttgtggaaagtaaaattgaaaaaaaaaaaaaaaaacacaaacatCACAATCAAATCACTATTGTTAAAAAGTTGAATTCTtaaaatataaacaaataatTGGGACAGAGAGAGTACAATTTATATTCATTACCACATCTTAACCAGCAACTTCAGGGATATTGTCATGACTTTGACCTGATGTGCTTGAAACAAAAACGTTACCTTGTATGAATCTTAGACAACAATTGACATAGGATATACGACTCCAAATCATTTTTAGAGTCAACAAACTTAGAAAGACAAACATAGGATTTTTTGTGATTTAGTCATGCTGGAAATGTTGAAGCAAATGCAGCATTAATGCCATTAGTAAGCTTTGACAGTGCTGCACCATCCCCCTCAGCTTCAGCTTCCCCAGGATTAGAGAGCCTCTGGAGGATACCTATCAATGCAATCAAGCCATGGATTTCTAGAAGGTGACCCTACTCGGCGCAACGATCGCCAGACTGCACTGTTGCATTTGAAACCAGAACCAAATGAAATCTGCCACACCCGGTCACCTCTCTTGATCCTTTCTTTGGCTTCCAAATAAGCCAGCTCATACCAAATGCTGCTGCTGGAAGTGTTGCCGAATCGATGCAGTGTAGCCCTTGAGGTTTCCATGTTCTTCTCACTAAGTTCCAGATTCCTTTGCAGCTCATCAAGAACAGTCTTGCTTGCAGCATGCACGCAGAAATGCTCAAATGCAAGTTTGTAATCAGGGATGTATGGTTTTTTGGGCTGTGACCCTCCGCCGGAACCAAACAAATGCCTCCAAATTAGTGTTGCAAAGAAGTAAAGCTGCTCAGAGAAGGGTAGGACCAGAGGACCAAGTGTGGTGATGTTAGTCTTGAGTGCATCGCCCCCTATTTCTACCAAATTTTTGCTGATTTTTAGTCCCTTGAACCTTTGATCGTCTTCCTCTTGATAAACACTCCTGCAGAAAATTAcggtgtaaatttcttttgtcGTAGTAAACTAAAAACCATTTTAGTGTTCCAAGAAATTTCACTAGCTCGTCTCCTTACCAAGAGCATATCCATTTCTATTTGCACGAGTTTAATCAAATTAAaaccatctctctctctctctctctctctctctctctctctccctcctttttttttgcattttctaattttcaatttttcaccATTAATCTCATACTCAAGGTTTTAAAACTTGAACCATTCATTGAACTAGAAAAGTCACTGGGTCAAGGGTCATTAGTTCAACCATTGGACTGACCGTTTTCGAcccatgatgtcataaataaataaattatatattgctaattttatcatatttacAATTTGCACATCCCACTATAAAGGTTTAGACACATAATCATAACTATAGTTCTTTTGCTAATAagtttataataaaataaactaaaagaaaagcaaagatacaaagcaaaagaaaagcaaagcaaagaaaaaagagCTATAATTATACCAATATGACAAGCTTGACACCAAGAAAATAAGAATCTTACTTTAGAAAATTAGTAAAttcaaagtaaaataaaaaaaatcatagatTAGGAAATCAAACCTACGCATATAGTTTAGGCACAAAATTGAACTTTACTGAAGGAATTTGAGAGATCAATGATGGGATGATGAAGAGAGGGATGATTAcgaaaagaagaaattgaagaaaattagctaaaaattagaaataaagTAAGGAAGAAGATTGGAGTCTTAGGTCTTGACTTGAGTTGACTATAGGTTGCGGCTATCTaattagtttctagttttttttaaaaaaaaattttgatcaattgAATGAACCAAATTGATTTAGAAAAACCATTCCAATTTGACAATTCACTGGTTGGACCGGCCGAGTCAATTGATTTCACTAAATAAAGCGGTTTTTTAGCTACACTGGATTTGAAGCATAACCCGGCTTAGACAGCCACCTGATTGACGATTCAACCGATTTGACGGAACGGTCCGAGCTGGGTATTAAAACCATGCTCATACTACAGGAGTGTAGCCTTGATCTATCATAGGGATGGTCTGTTATTGACCATGTGCAATGACAAACCATAAAATTGACAATTGCATCCTGCTGCTATTATTAATATTATTACTATTTTGTTATATATCGAGATGTGCCCGCGTACTATGATACAAATATAGGTAATTATTAGGATTCGGTTCAATTatcaaaaaagaatatttaaaaattatgtCAAATCTAGGATTCAAATACTGTCTGTCTAACAGTGCGGGTGAAAAGAGCGTGACAGGAGCCTCCACATGCGGGTGAAATACTGTCTGTCAGGAGgtggtgtatatatatacatacatctATATatatgtgagagagagagagagagagaggatccCACATATGAATCTCACGTGTAAAACTTGTATGTTTATTCCGATCAACAACAAATCTTTTGGTCAAATCCTATGTAAGGTCCCAATACGTGTGGTCCACCCTGTCTGTCTAATGGTCCCCCATGGCACGGGTCTACAACAGAAAAATCCACTATCATAGACCAGCCAGCATGAGATAATTGTGGTTTCGAGCAGAAATGCCGTGGAATGATGATAATGTGTGGGCCACAGCTCACTTTTCGTCCACAActccactttttctttttctttttttgatctTTTAGTTTAAGACTCCGCCTAATTAAACACACAGCTTAATTACTTTGATTGAAAAACTGATCTTCTGTAATAATTGCGTACATCCATCCATTCGTTAGTGATGGTGTACAACTTTGGTAATATACTTGTTCACTGACTTCATATACTAATTCACTAGtttggattatttttttttaatttgtataaaaaatatgtactgtaatgattgaatgtatataaaataaaaattgattaaaaaataaaCTTATAAAGAacgttaattttttttaaaaaaaactacaattcaaacaagatcagaaaaaggaaacgaataaTTGGTAGGCTTGAGCTACTTTCTATATCCCAGCAAAGGGGCAACGTGTTAGCATAATAATGTTTAAGATTGGATTGTCATTATATCTATCACCACTAACCATGTAATGATTTTGCTTTTATAGTGGAAGAAACTGTCACGCAGTTCTTTGGCTGTGACCCTATCACGAAACTTCTGCTTTGTATtgtagttcttttttttttttctccctctctttctctctctctctttctttttcaatacTACTAAACTTATGGTTATATTTtagaataaatcttatatacactgacactATTACCGTTGAATTCAtaatatatgtgtaaaaattctatttaaaattcaaattttatataattgtcATTCATCTACCTCGTACTGTACATTATTAAcgtaagaaagattaatcctgTATTTTGTTTGTTAGAGTAATCCCATACATGAAAGAATTGAATATATGAGAGGGACTGGAAACAATATATGGACCCATGATCCTAAATGATAGGAATTAACAAGGTAATTTCAGTGTTATGGTGCTTTAATTTGAACCATTGTCCTAATCTCAAGAAAAGACTCCCGAGAAGATGCAGATCAATTTGGACCCACCTTTACACAATTTCTTCAAATGGGCGGTTGGCAATTAAGTTGAAATGAATGAGTAGGCAACCACCCCCCAGTCATCCTTCAACAAATTATCCAAGTTCTTAGGTCACCTTTAAATGCACATCAATCAGCTAGCTCTATGGACCATGCACTTCCATTATTAGTGTGCAAAAATAGATTGACCACTCATGAGTCCCAACATCTCAAAGAGTAAATTAATGAGCATGGCAACCCAAGGAGAAACTCTCTCCTGAtttgagctttttttttttttgttttcaattatATTACTATTATGTTTCTATAATATAATTCTCTCATGCTTACACTAATTGAAATTTCAATTGCAAACATAAGCTCTAATATCGATCTTGGATTTAGACATTATTATTCCTGCACAAATACTGAATTGTTTTTTTACGCAAGCAGATCTAGATTCATGCCACGTGACCGAACTAGacattattccttttttttttttgggttttctaCTAGttctaaggaaaaaaaaaataggagatcaagaaagctGACCTGAAGCTACGATCATCAGCACCCTTATGAGTCCTTACAATATGTTCGAGCCTGTACTTTGCACGAGCATAATCACGGCGCCTATTGGAGAGCAAAATGGCCGAGCATCCCATTCGGAAGAAGCAATTGGGAATCATCATACATCTTTCTTTCCCAGGATACCAATTGAATCCCACCATTTCAGTGCTAACCACAACAGCATAGCTGTTAGGATTTGCATGTAACATGTCTCTAGCCAAATCCAATGATATAATTCCAGCACTACACCCCATTCCCCCTAGGTTAAAACTTAGGATATTTCCTCTCATTTTGTAGTGATTTATGATCATTGCTGAGAGGGATGGAGTTGGATTGAAAATGCTGCAATTTACCACAAGAATCCCTACGTCTTTGGGGCGAATTTTGGTCTTTTCGAAAAGCTCGTCTAGTGCTCCAAACATCACCATTGATGCTTCTGCTCGACCTTCTTTCATTGTTGCTGTATTCTCAGGGGACATGATGGATTTTGGGACGTAGGTTTCATCCCCGATTCCTGATGATTCTACTATCCTTTTCTGGAACTCAAGACTTGCCTCGTTGAATTTGCCTGATTTTCTTGCCATTTCAATGAATTGCTCCTTTGTTACCTGTCACAATAAATAGAGAATTATTTgttataatttctttttctattaACTACGAATTAATTATTTTCCAGTATCAAGAGATTTCTTTATTTATATGAACGTGTCGTGTATTTAAACTCTCTGtctgtgtaaaaaaaaaatctttacacCGTTAACTTATTAGAACTAATAAACATATAATGATCATTAATATGATGAATCCCCTGAGTGACCTGTGGTCTCACGGACACGATTGGCAGGTGACAGTGACCTGAACAAAAGTTTTTGATCAAACTTTCACAAACTTTTCTGCACCACAAAAcacatatcttttttttttaaggaacatcaattaagacttttccttaaaaaaaacaTCAATTCAGACCACATCAAAAGACTATATATCTATCATTCATGAGAATCACATAAAGCCCATACTTATCATTTTGCAACAAAAAATTCCATTTTCGTCCACACCATTCTCTCTTCTCATCTAGTCATTCACACTTGATTAAAAGTTGTAAATGATATGAGATGAATGAACATGCCTGGATGAATCCAGAATAGTAAAAAGGTTGGGTTGAAATTAACGTCAAAAGATTCGAAAATTGAAAAaggaagttaaaaaaaaaaaggaaaaaagagtaTCATGCATGGAAAGTGAAATGGTGGTACCTTGAGGTCATCATGGGGCTTGTAACACGCAAAGTCAAGAAGATAGATTGGCCGAGGCTTTGACAAGAAAAATACAGAGAGCGTGAAAACAAGTACACCAAGAAAGGCGAGCACAGTAGCAAGATCATATCCGGTGGTACTATCCCAAAGCTTCCTCCAGAGTTCTTCCCTGCTGAGACTTCCCAATTCAGCACTGAACACGAGCACAAGCAAAGGTACAGTAGCCAAGTAAATCCCATGATTTATGAGGTAATGATACCCCAATTTCACGTATTTCAGATTCACAGATTGAACAAAATCAGGCAACCTCCTTCGAACCCTGACGGAAAATGTCAAAGATCCAGCATCTGGACCTGATGACTCGATGCCACGGTTAACAATCTCAGTTGACAGCAGATGTTGCTCTCCAGCCATAACAATAATGATTATAATAACGGGATTTTTGAGCTCTGATGTGGGATTTTGGACTTGGGATTGGTTGAAGCTGATCAGAATTCGAAAGATGTTTGAGATAGGTGTTTGATAGAATATGTGAAGTACTTATTGTGAAAGCTACTAAGGGAGTTGGATGAGGGATAGTTAATGTCAGCACCCAAATTTAGGTTTGTGTAGTTGGGATGCTTTCAAGTTTCAGCAGCTataaattccaacatttattaagGGGAGGAAACTTGTGGGTGACATTTACAAATTCAAAGTTAAGAAATACATAGCTGTACTGTCTCTCCATTCCGAAATGTTGTCCGTGCATTTCAAGATTCCAACTTTAAAAAAAGTGAATTTATAGTGATGTTAGtggatttatttttaaaattatcctcaaaatttcaattttaaatttgaatttaacaCGAAATATAGATAAAGGTGGGGGATAATATTGAAAAAAGAGATTAAAAGTAAATTTGATTTTAGCAAGATGATAAGATATTTCAGAATGGAAAGTATGATATTTTCGATGGAACCGAAGGAGTATTTAATATTGATATGATTTGCCACTTTTGGCAAGATTGTGTATACAACTAAATTGCTTGTTAAAATTCTCCTttattaattttcctttttcctgatACATCCACTACTTGCacgaaaaataacatgattggaaaaaaaaaaacaaacctaAGATGTTTGGAATTACGTACGAGTAGCTAACTCCTAAGATGGTTCACCTAAAAAATCGAAAAGACGATgttgaaaaatatataaagcCCGTTCGTGCTATTAGTTTGAATCAAGTGAAACAACAAGATATGCTCTTGGCAATTACTCCAACTATTGATTGGCGCAGCCATAAGAAACTTGTGAATTTTATCcaaaaaaggtgacaagtttgATTCTTACAAATGCATGTCCCTTAAGTTTAATTATTACTTTGAAAGTTCAGTTTAATAGTATAAGATAGATagtatgtttatttttttggatAGCATTTATTGACATTGATCTAATTTAAACTCAAATTCAACTACATGCTTTAAATATATCTACAATTTTGGGGAACTTCTTTTGTCCATCACTGTCTAAACTAGAGTTAATACAAGGCTGTTGAGTGCCATATTACTCTTATGCCCTTAGTTTGCCTTAATTATTTAGGCTTGTGAGAAAACTTTTCATAACAATAATTGTATCACCAAATATCAACAATATAATACATCAATTCATTGACTACCCTACACCACCT
It includes:
- the LOC140012859 gene encoding 3-ketoacyl-CoA synthase 10-like, whose amino-acid sequence is MAGEQHLLSTEIVNRGIESSGPDAGSLTFSVRVRRRLPDFVQSVNLKYVKLGYHYLINHGIYLATVPLLVLVFSAELGSLSREELWRKLWDSTTGYDLATVLAFLGVLVFTLSVFFLSKPRPIYLLDFACYKPHDDLKVTKEQFIEMARKSGKFNEASLEFQKRIVESSGIGDETYVPKSIMSPENTATMKEGRAEASMVMFGALDELFEKTKIRPKDVGILVVNCSIFNPTPSLSAMIINHYKMRGNILSFNLGGMGCSAGIISLDLARDMLHANPNSYAVVVSTEMVGFNWYPGKERCMMIPNCFFRMGCSAILLSNRRRDYARAKYRLEHIVRTHKGADDRSFRSVYQEEDDQRFKGLKISKNLVEIGGDALKTNITTLGPLVLPFSEQLYFFATLIWRHLFGSGGGSQPKKPYIPDYKLAFEHFCVHAASKTVLDELQRNLELSEKNMETSRATLHRFGNTSSSSIWYELAYLEAKERIKRGDRVWQISFGSGFKCNSAVWRSLRRVGSPSRNPWLDCIDRYPPEAL